A genomic region of Bombus terrestris chromosome 12, iyBomTerr1.2, whole genome shotgun sequence contains the following coding sequences:
- the LOC100651258 gene encoding charged multivesicular body protein 2a, whose product MEWLFGKRITPEEMLRKNQRALNKAMRDLDRERMRMEQQEKKIIVDIKKLAKDGQMDAVKIMAKDLVRTRRYVKKFMLMKANIQAVSLKIQTLRSQNTMAQAMKGVTRAMQNMNKQLNLPQIQKILQEFEKQSEIMDMKEEIMNDAIDDAMEDEGDEEESDAIVSQVLDELGLQLTDQLSGLPQASGSLNVANSKQPVATATGNDEGGNLTDADADLQARLENLRRE is encoded by the exons ATGGAGTGGTTATTTGGGAAACGTATTACTCCTGAGGAGATGCTCAGGAAAAATCAGAGAGCTTTAAACAAAGCTATGCGGGATCTTGACAGAGAGAGAATGAGGATGGaacaacaagaaaaaaagattattgTGGATATAAAGAAACTTGCTAAAGATGGGCAAATG GATGCAGTGAAGATTATGGCTAAAGATCTTGTAAGAACTAGACGTTATGTGAAAAAATTTATGTTGATGAAAGCAAATATCCAAGCAGTTTCTTTAAAGATTCAAACATTGCGTTCACAAAACACAATGGCACAAGCAATGAAGGGAGTCACAAGAGCTATGCAAAATATGAACAA ACAATTAAATCTTCctcaaatacaaaaaatattacaagagTTTGAAAAGCAGTCAGAAATAATGGATATGAAAGAGGAAATTATGAATGATGCTATTGATGACGCAATGGAAGATGAGGGTGATGAAGAGGAAAG TGATGCCATTGTGTCGCAAGTTTTGGACGAATTAGGTCTTCAATTGACAGATCAATTGTCAGGTTTACCTCAAGCATCCGGTTCATTAAATGTAGCAAATTCCAAGCAACCAGTTGCGACTGCGACAGGGAATGACGAAGGTGGAAATTTGACAGATGCGGATGCAGATCTGCAAGCTAGGCTTGAAAATTTAAGACGTGAATAA
- the LOC100649346 gene encoding uncharacterized protein LOC100649346 isoform X1 — MSESDGEQVARSVALEQAYVHEVYEQCAEKTVQSRHWPRIYQFLEELEPGALVCDIGCGNGKYLNVNHSIFKVGVDRCKRFTDIAREKENEVLICDNLALPFRDESFDAVLSIAVVHHFATTERRVHALKELARVLRIGGRLVISVWAMEQKHRRFESQDVLVPWPKAYCMNSVTNRSKRSSAPHATELCYNQNAQKFPSSKRNSQRKCKSKSYWIDPIFSPSPSTSSLSSPNETCYSFFRRALQKLAGSRRGSGNRPWFLDSWQSGSGKNRKDYEQEEPPDVDELPIELRRVEDVNVTLNKQSDSLSIKSKSLGDILEIQRLDLVRSRSSIPGLCSMLTSELNLDGESRTSSSMSGSKPRLVKQKTHLVDDTGLEHPDNTAIQELSKDIPDFQITPGHNSKRGSILKQSSMNEELMSIDRLEEKERVRRNIMKQASLNEDIICKGKTFESLRDSLYSVNATKRFQLLKSGLTNKIKQSTTNIEVSGISIKNGFVKILQGWKSTENETNTTNTSTDETSKMMYNDSKVQSVTVPKRETEVIERRLSREDGSDSSKDSSLQSDTSVDSEDSFASVIYVPKQDAQPTIEAIIPASSGHQLGSISAPPSPRVKHPPDTSNSRLKVITISPLLKQFSATSKSLPPPSPPGLSPCTLNPVFSRPFFGSTTVANQQQVSGDNTVNTKRAEALNNGCHQTINGDLQGNKRNIESEICGRTNFCEEKKPSLQTIRAYRSMTESVEIEEPKTDKDTAPLLPTVDDSPDVSLHEKSTFEVNKEEENRKARLNQIKELLKQKPGFATRTKPSFPLVRRASTTASGRLEAVTKVLPRLLSLELFNPETDDLDSDSSGVSSPDSVGSVISVISDEKYMAKKDNTKSECTESEVLDSSAENVSDPSEATADESSGYVADSKEDETKTTGDSSSSQSSRLLEAAVNVANSLEDTVETVITKTHTKSYSTQIAQQESVESSASSETRVRTKSDIQLPKVEDTWNEECRKHLIDFTEKLSENLMHELDENKNDQKNLDKPFLSRKDLDKRNFEHLPPYDIPSSISTKSKYNDLSNTIAWLSNTNNGFHEEMHRSTSDDIMDFVMVSNTGEFMNEKETSSLDKQSSEKPYLRSANSIESSDIGESIDNTISFSDGSHAESTGRLCSSMMSLLSNTNEYPKSYAEKRRLQLQRRSASEETPPRYPDNSKRSTDCLVTTTGSNDSLTGSSSQESLPSDRGGGAITYHQYYHVFREGELDQLINKYVENLHIISSYYDHASWCIVAEKVQVWTI; from the exons ATGTCTGAAAGCGACGGAGAGCAAGTAGCTCGGTCGGTGGCCTTGGAGCAAGCCTACGTCCATGAAGTTTACGAGCAATGCGCCGAAAAAACGGTTCAGAGTCGACACTGGCCACGAATCTATCAATTTCTCGAGGAACTGGAGCCGGGAGCCCTTGTTTGCGATATTG GTTGTGGCAACGGGAAGTACCTGAACGTTAATCACAGCATCTTTAAGGTAGGAGTGGACCGGTGCAAGCGTTTCACGGATATCGCGCGTGAGAAGGAAAATGAG GTATTGATCTGCGATAATCTAGCTCTGCCGTTTCGAGATGAGAGTTTCGATGCGGTGCTCTCGATCGCCGTGGTGCATCACTTTGCCACAACAGAGAGGCGGGTTCACGCGTTGAAAGAACTCGCAAGAGTATTGCGGATCGGCGGTCGACTGGTTATATCGGTATGGGCTATGGAACAAAAACACAGAAGG TTCGAGTCTCAAGACGTGTTGGTACCATGGCCGAAAGCTTACTGCATGAACTCGGTGACAAATAGATCGAAACGTTCGAGCGCGCCACACGCCACTGAATTATGTTACAATCAGAACGCTCAAAAATTCCCATCTTCCAAAAG GAACAGCCAACGAAAATGCAAAAGCAAGAGCTATTGGATCGACCCGATATTCAGCCCATCACCGTCGACCAGCAGTCTATCCAGCCCGAACGAGACCTGCTACAGTTTTTTCCGTCGCGCTTTGCAG aaattagCAGGAAGTAGACGTGGATCTGGCAATCGACCTTGGTTTCTTGACAGTTGGCAGAGCGGCAGTGGGAAGAATCGCAAAGACTACGAGCAAGAAGAACCACCGGACGTGGACGAATTGCCCATCGAGTTACGCCGCGTAGAGGATGTTAATGTGACATTGAACAAACAGTCAGACTCTCTGAGTATTAAATCTAAGAGTCTGGGTGATATTTTGGAGATTCAGCGACTGGACCTTGTACGATCTAGATCCAGTATTCCTGGTTTGTGCTCCATGTTGACGTCCGAATTGAATCTGGACGGGGAATCGAGGACGTCATCGTCGATGAGTGGCTCGAAGCCACGACTGGTCAAGCAGAAGACTCACCTCGTGGACGACACCGGTTTGGAACATCCTGATAACACTGCCATTCAAGAACTATCTAAGGACATTCCAGACTTTCAG ATAACACCTGGTCATAATTCGAAGCGGGGAAGCATCCTGAAACAGAGCTCGATGAACGAGGAACTAATGTCTATCGATAGgctagaagagaaagaaagggtaCGAAGGAACATAATGAAACAGGCGTCCCTGAACGAGGACATTATCTGCAAAGGGAAAACCTTCGAATCCCTTAGAGACTCCCTCTATTCCGTAAACGCGACAAAGAGATTTCAACTATTGAAAAGTGGCCTTACGAACAAGATTAAACAATCCACGACTAACATCGAGGTATCCGGTATATCGATCAAGAACGGATTCGTGAAGATCTTACAAGGATGGAAATCCACGGAAAATGAAACGAATACAACTAATACGTCGACCGACGAAACGTCTAAGATGATGTACAATGACTCGAAGGTTCAGTCTGTAACTGTGCCGAAAAGAGAGACAGAGGTAATCGAAAGGCGTTTGTCTCGCGAGGACGGTTCGGATTCGTCGAAAGACAGTAGTTTGCAAAGCGACACGAGCGTCGATTCCGAGGACAGTTTCGCGTCCGTGATTTACGTGCCAAAGCAGGACGCACAGCCAACGATAGAGGCTATTATTCCAGCCTCCAGTGGTCATCAGCTGGGAAGCATCTCAGCGCCCCCTTCACCGCGCGTCAAACATCCTCCTGATACATCTAACTCAAGATTGAAGGTCATTACCATATCCCCATTGCTCAAACAGTTCTCAGCTACTAGCAAGTCTCTACCTCCACCTAGTCCACCTGGCCTATCCCCTTGTACTTTAAACCCCGTATTTAGCAGGCCATTCTTTGGTTCAACCACAGTCGCCAACCAGCAACAGGTATCTGGAGACAATACAGTTAACACAAAGAGGGCGGAGGCTTTGAACAATGGCTGTCATCAAACAATCAATGGAGACTTGCAGGGTAATAAAAGGAATATCGAAAGTGAGATTTGCGGGAGGACTAATTTCTGCGAAGAGAAGAAGCCTAGCTTGCAGACTATACGTGCTTATAGATCTATGACTGAGAGTGTGGAGATTGAGGAACCGAAAACTGACAAGGACACTGCTCCACTTTTACCTACTGTGGATGATAGTCCTGATGTGTCGTTGCATGAGAAAAGTACCTTTGAAGTCAATAAGGAGGAAGAGAATCGTAAGGCCAGACTAAATCAGATCAAGGAGTTGCTGAAACAGAAGCCTGGTTTTGCAACTCGAACCAAACCGTCGTTTCCTCTGGTTAGAAGAGCTTCGACGACAGCTAGTGGTCGTTTGGAGGCTGTTACCAAAGTTCTACCACGGTTGCTTTCGTTGGAATTATTCAATCCCGAGACTGATGATCTGGATAGCGATTCCAGTGGAGTGTCGTCGCCGGATTCGGTAGGTTCTGTGATTAGCGTAATCTCTGATGAGAAATACATGGCTAAGAAGGATAATACTAAGTCAGAGTGTACCGAATCCGAAGTGCTAGATAGCTCGGCTGAAAACGTGTCTGATCCCAGTGAGGCGACAGCTGACGAATCATCAGGGTACGTGGCTGATTCCAAGGAGGATGAAACAAAGACAACAGGAGACAGTAGCTCGTCTCAGTCTTCTAGACTTCTAGAAGCTGCAGTTAACGTCGCCAATTCTCTGGAGGATACTGTGGAGACGGTCATCACAAAAACGCACACTAAATCGTATTCGACGCAAATAGCACAACAGGAAAGCGTTGAAAGTTCAGCTAGTAGCGAAACAAGAGTCAGAACTAAGTCGGATATTCAATTGCCAAAGGTGGAGGATACGTGGAACGAAGAATGTCGCAAGCATCTGATAGACTTTACCGAAAAACTTAGTGAAAACTTGATGCATGAGTTGGACGAAAACAAAAACGATCAGAAGAATTTAGATAAACCATTCCTATCGAGGAAAGACTTGGACAAACGCAACTTTGAACACCTACCTCCTTACGACATTCCATCGTCGATATCTACCAAGTCGAAATACAACGATTTATCCAACACGATCGCATGGCTAAGTAACACCAATAATGGTTTCCATGAGGAAATGCATAGGAGCACTTCAGACGACATAATGGATTTCGTGATGGTCTCCAATACCGGAGAATTCATGAACGAGAAAGAAACATCCTCCTTGGATAAACAATCTTCGGAGAAACCTTATCTAAGAAGCGCAAACTCCATAGAGTCTAGCGATATTGGCGAGTCCATCGATAATACGATCAGTTTCAGCGACGGAAGCCACGCGGAGTCCACTGGACGATTGTGCAGCAGCATGATGTCGCTATTATCAAACACCAACGAATACCCTAAATCATATGCTGAGAAACGAAGACTCCAATTACAAAGGAGGTCCGCCTCCGAGGAGACGCCACCTAGGTATCCAGACAATAGCAAACGCAGTACCGATTGTCTGGTAACCACGACAGGAAGTAACGATTCCCTGACCGGATCATCGTCCCAGGAATCTTTACCGTCCGATCGCGGAGGTGGCGCCATTACTTATCATCAGTACTATCACGTGTTCAGGGAGGGCGAGCTGGACCAACTGATCAACAAATACGTGGAGAACTTGCATATTATCTCGTCCTACTATGATCACGCGAGCTGGTGCATCGTCGCGGAAAAGGTGCAGGTCTGGACTATATGA
- the LOC100649346 gene encoding uncharacterized protein LOC100649346 isoform X2 translates to MHIVKFESQDVLVPWPKAYCMNSVTNRSKRSSAPHATELCYNQNAQKFPSSKRNSQRKCKSKSYWIDPIFSPSPSTSSLSSPNETCYSFFRRALQKLAGSRRGSGNRPWFLDSWQSGSGKNRKDYEQEEPPDVDELPIELRRVEDVNVTLNKQSDSLSIKSKSLGDILEIQRLDLVRSRSSIPGLCSMLTSELNLDGESRTSSSMSGSKPRLVKQKTHLVDDTGLEHPDNTAIQELSKDIPDFQITPGHNSKRGSILKQSSMNEELMSIDRLEEKERVRRNIMKQASLNEDIICKGKTFESLRDSLYSVNATKRFQLLKSGLTNKIKQSTTNIEVSGISIKNGFVKILQGWKSTENETNTTNTSTDETSKMMYNDSKVQSVTVPKRETEVIERRLSREDGSDSSKDSSLQSDTSVDSEDSFASVIYVPKQDAQPTIEAIIPASSGHQLGSISAPPSPRVKHPPDTSNSRLKVITISPLLKQFSATSKSLPPPSPPGLSPCTLNPVFSRPFFGSTTVANQQQVSGDNTVNTKRAEALNNGCHQTINGDLQGNKRNIESEICGRTNFCEEKKPSLQTIRAYRSMTESVEIEEPKTDKDTAPLLPTVDDSPDVSLHEKSTFEVNKEEENRKARLNQIKELLKQKPGFATRTKPSFPLVRRASTTASGRLEAVTKVLPRLLSLELFNPETDDLDSDSSGVSSPDSVGSVISVISDEKYMAKKDNTKSECTESEVLDSSAENVSDPSEATADESSGYVADSKEDETKTTGDSSSSQSSRLLEAAVNVANSLEDTVETVITKTHTKSYSTQIAQQESVESSASSETRVRTKSDIQLPKVEDTWNEECRKHLIDFTEKLSENLMHELDENKNDQKNLDKPFLSRKDLDKRNFEHLPPYDIPSSISTKSKYNDLSNTIAWLSNTNNGFHEEMHRSTSDDIMDFVMVSNTGEFMNEKETSSLDKQSSEKPYLRSANSIESSDIGESIDNTISFSDGSHAESTGRLCSSMMSLLSNTNEYPKSYAEKRRLQLQRRSASEETPPRYPDNSKRSTDCLVTTTGSNDSLTGSSSQESLPSDRGGGAITYHQYYHVFREGELDQLINKYVENLHIISSYYDHASWCIVAEKVQVWTI, encoded by the exons ATGCACATAGTCAAG TTCGAGTCTCAAGACGTGTTGGTACCATGGCCGAAAGCTTACTGCATGAACTCGGTGACAAATAGATCGAAACGTTCGAGCGCGCCACACGCCACTGAATTATGTTACAATCAGAACGCTCAAAAATTCCCATCTTCCAAAAG GAACAGCCAACGAAAATGCAAAAGCAAGAGCTATTGGATCGACCCGATATTCAGCCCATCACCGTCGACCAGCAGTCTATCCAGCCCGAACGAGACCTGCTACAGTTTTTTCCGTCGCGCTTTGCAG aaattagCAGGAAGTAGACGTGGATCTGGCAATCGACCTTGGTTTCTTGACAGTTGGCAGAGCGGCAGTGGGAAGAATCGCAAAGACTACGAGCAAGAAGAACCACCGGACGTGGACGAATTGCCCATCGAGTTACGCCGCGTAGAGGATGTTAATGTGACATTGAACAAACAGTCAGACTCTCTGAGTATTAAATCTAAGAGTCTGGGTGATATTTTGGAGATTCAGCGACTGGACCTTGTACGATCTAGATCCAGTATTCCTGGTTTGTGCTCCATGTTGACGTCCGAATTGAATCTGGACGGGGAATCGAGGACGTCATCGTCGATGAGTGGCTCGAAGCCACGACTGGTCAAGCAGAAGACTCACCTCGTGGACGACACCGGTTTGGAACATCCTGATAACACTGCCATTCAAGAACTATCTAAGGACATTCCAGACTTTCAG ATAACACCTGGTCATAATTCGAAGCGGGGAAGCATCCTGAAACAGAGCTCGATGAACGAGGAACTAATGTCTATCGATAGgctagaagagaaagaaagggtaCGAAGGAACATAATGAAACAGGCGTCCCTGAACGAGGACATTATCTGCAAAGGGAAAACCTTCGAATCCCTTAGAGACTCCCTCTATTCCGTAAACGCGACAAAGAGATTTCAACTATTGAAAAGTGGCCTTACGAACAAGATTAAACAATCCACGACTAACATCGAGGTATCCGGTATATCGATCAAGAACGGATTCGTGAAGATCTTACAAGGATGGAAATCCACGGAAAATGAAACGAATACAACTAATACGTCGACCGACGAAACGTCTAAGATGATGTACAATGACTCGAAGGTTCAGTCTGTAACTGTGCCGAAAAGAGAGACAGAGGTAATCGAAAGGCGTTTGTCTCGCGAGGACGGTTCGGATTCGTCGAAAGACAGTAGTTTGCAAAGCGACACGAGCGTCGATTCCGAGGACAGTTTCGCGTCCGTGATTTACGTGCCAAAGCAGGACGCACAGCCAACGATAGAGGCTATTATTCCAGCCTCCAGTGGTCATCAGCTGGGAAGCATCTCAGCGCCCCCTTCACCGCGCGTCAAACATCCTCCTGATACATCTAACTCAAGATTGAAGGTCATTACCATATCCCCATTGCTCAAACAGTTCTCAGCTACTAGCAAGTCTCTACCTCCACCTAGTCCACCTGGCCTATCCCCTTGTACTTTAAACCCCGTATTTAGCAGGCCATTCTTTGGTTCAACCACAGTCGCCAACCAGCAACAGGTATCTGGAGACAATACAGTTAACACAAAGAGGGCGGAGGCTTTGAACAATGGCTGTCATCAAACAATCAATGGAGACTTGCAGGGTAATAAAAGGAATATCGAAAGTGAGATTTGCGGGAGGACTAATTTCTGCGAAGAGAAGAAGCCTAGCTTGCAGACTATACGTGCTTATAGATCTATGACTGAGAGTGTGGAGATTGAGGAACCGAAAACTGACAAGGACACTGCTCCACTTTTACCTACTGTGGATGATAGTCCTGATGTGTCGTTGCATGAGAAAAGTACCTTTGAAGTCAATAAGGAGGAAGAGAATCGTAAGGCCAGACTAAATCAGATCAAGGAGTTGCTGAAACAGAAGCCTGGTTTTGCAACTCGAACCAAACCGTCGTTTCCTCTGGTTAGAAGAGCTTCGACGACAGCTAGTGGTCGTTTGGAGGCTGTTACCAAAGTTCTACCACGGTTGCTTTCGTTGGAATTATTCAATCCCGAGACTGATGATCTGGATAGCGATTCCAGTGGAGTGTCGTCGCCGGATTCGGTAGGTTCTGTGATTAGCGTAATCTCTGATGAGAAATACATGGCTAAGAAGGATAATACTAAGTCAGAGTGTACCGAATCCGAAGTGCTAGATAGCTCGGCTGAAAACGTGTCTGATCCCAGTGAGGCGACAGCTGACGAATCATCAGGGTACGTGGCTGATTCCAAGGAGGATGAAACAAAGACAACAGGAGACAGTAGCTCGTCTCAGTCTTCTAGACTTCTAGAAGCTGCAGTTAACGTCGCCAATTCTCTGGAGGATACTGTGGAGACGGTCATCACAAAAACGCACACTAAATCGTATTCGACGCAAATAGCACAACAGGAAAGCGTTGAAAGTTCAGCTAGTAGCGAAACAAGAGTCAGAACTAAGTCGGATATTCAATTGCCAAAGGTGGAGGATACGTGGAACGAAGAATGTCGCAAGCATCTGATAGACTTTACCGAAAAACTTAGTGAAAACTTGATGCATGAGTTGGACGAAAACAAAAACGATCAGAAGAATTTAGATAAACCATTCCTATCGAGGAAAGACTTGGACAAACGCAACTTTGAACACCTACCTCCTTACGACATTCCATCGTCGATATCTACCAAGTCGAAATACAACGATTTATCCAACACGATCGCATGGCTAAGTAACACCAATAATGGTTTCCATGAGGAAATGCATAGGAGCACTTCAGACGACATAATGGATTTCGTGATGGTCTCCAATACCGGAGAATTCATGAACGAGAAAGAAACATCCTCCTTGGATAAACAATCTTCGGAGAAACCTTATCTAAGAAGCGCAAACTCCATAGAGTCTAGCGATATTGGCGAGTCCATCGATAATACGATCAGTTTCAGCGACGGAAGCCACGCGGAGTCCACTGGACGATTGTGCAGCAGCATGATGTCGCTATTATCAAACACCAACGAATACCCTAAATCATATGCTGAGAAACGAAGACTCCAATTACAAAGGAGGTCCGCCTCCGAGGAGACGCCACCTAGGTATCCAGACAATAGCAAACGCAGTACCGATTGTCTGGTAACCACGACAGGAAGTAACGATTCCCTGACCGGATCATCGTCCCAGGAATCTTTACCGTCCGATCGCGGAGGTGGCGCCATTACTTATCATCAGTACTATCACGTGTTCAGGGAGGGCGAGCTGGACCAACTGATCAACAAATACGTGGAGAACTTGCATATTATCTCGTCCTACTATGATCACGCGAGCTGGTGCATCGTCGCGGAAAAGGTGCAGGTCTGGACTATATGA